A genomic segment from Luteibacter aegosomatis encodes:
- a CDS encoding MATE family efflux transporter: MNRPAGNALVEGPITRTLLLFALPMLGTNVLQSLNASVNVMWVGRYLGEAAFAATANATLVLFFLLGVVLGIGMATTILVGQALGARDVDGARHVVGTGLTFFVTVSLAVSVAGYFATPAMLHAMGTPDDARPFAIAYLRIIFLALPFMYLYTFLMMVLRGAGDSRTPFAFMIVSVVLDIALNPLFLFGAGPVPALGIAGSAVATLIAQVLSLGGLVFWMYRKQHFLCLRAGDVGLLKPDPAILKALVLKGLPMGAQMIVISSSAIIMMSLVNEHGSQTTAAYGAAVQLWNYIQMPAFAVGMAVSSMVAQNVGAHRWDRVASIGRVGILASLVLTGTLVLVVYVFAGAAASIFLGSDSTALGIARHLNSLVVWSYLLFGVTFVLFGVVRATGAVMMPLAALAISMWCVRYPFALLLGPSWGADAIWWSFPVSSVVSLAIAAVYYQSGRWKRAKMIPAAAAA, translated from the coding sequence ATGAACCGTCCCGCCGGTAACGCCCTGGTCGAAGGCCCGATCACGCGAACCCTCCTGCTGTTCGCCCTGCCGATGCTGGGCACGAACGTGCTGCAATCGCTCAACGCCTCGGTCAACGTGATGTGGGTGGGTCGATACCTGGGCGAGGCCGCGTTCGCCGCCACGGCCAACGCGACGCTCGTGCTGTTCTTCCTGCTCGGCGTGGTGCTGGGCATCGGCATGGCCACCACCATCCTGGTCGGCCAGGCCTTGGGCGCGCGCGACGTCGACGGCGCGCGGCACGTCGTCGGTACGGGGCTGACGTTCTTCGTGACGGTGTCGCTGGCGGTGTCCGTGGCCGGTTATTTCGCCACGCCGGCGATGCTGCACGCGATGGGCACCCCCGACGACGCGCGGCCGTTCGCCATCGCCTACCTGCGCATCATCTTCCTCGCCCTGCCCTTCATGTATCTCTACACGTTTCTGATGATGGTGCTGCGCGGCGCGGGTGATTCGCGCACGCCGTTCGCCTTCATGATCGTGTCCGTGGTGCTCGACATCGCGCTCAACCCGCTCTTCCTCTTCGGTGCGGGCCCCGTGCCGGCGTTGGGCATCGCCGGATCGGCGGTGGCGACGCTCATCGCCCAAGTACTCTCGCTCGGCGGCCTGGTGTTCTGGATGTACCGCAAGCAGCACTTCCTCTGCCTGCGCGCGGGCGACGTCGGCCTGCTGAAGCCCGATCCGGCCATCCTGAAGGCCCTGGTGCTGAAAGGCCTGCCGATGGGCGCGCAGATGATCGTGATCTCCTCGTCGGCCATCATCATGATGTCGCTGGTGAACGAACACGGCTCGCAGACCACGGCCGCCTACGGCGCCGCCGTGCAGCTGTGGAACTACATCCAGATGCCCGCCTTCGCGGTGGGCATGGCGGTGTCGTCGATGGTGGCGCAGAACGTCGGCGCGCACCGATGGGACCGCGTCGCCTCGATCGGTCGCGTCGGCATCCTCGCCAGCCTCGTGCTCACCGGCACGCTGGTGCTCGTCGTCTACGTGTTCGCCGGCGCGGCCGCCTCGATCTTCCTGGGTTCGGACAGCACGGCCCTGGGGATCGCCCGCCACCTCAACAGCCTGGTGGTGTGGTCGTACCTGTTGTTTGGCGTGACCTTCGTGCTGTTCGGCGTGGTGCGCGCCACCGGCGCCGTGATGATGCCGCTGGCGGCGCTGGCGATCTCGATGTGGTGCGTGCGTTATCCCTTCGCGCTGTTGCTCGGCCCGAGCTGGGGCGCCGATGCCATCTGGTGGAGCTTTCCCGTCAGCTCGGTCGTGTCACTGGCCATCGCCGCGGTGTATTACCAGAGCGGTCGCTGGAAACGGGCCAAGATGATTCCCGCCGCCGCGGCGGCATGA
- a CDS encoding DUF2239 family protein has protein sequence MTTYTAFDGHRRIASGPLPLVAGQCKSLLDEHSDAQPIIYDDTTGQSRDVDYRGSLQEVLGRLTSPETEAPVKRGPGRPRLGVVAREVTLLPRHWDWLATQPGGASVALRRLVESASRDAAPADRRRQLREAVDRVMFALAGDLPHYEEASRAFHRHEPERFAEWTAAWPDDVRDYVTTLATRAEGAE, from the coding sequence ATGACCACCTACACCGCCTTCGACGGCCATCGCCGTATCGCTTCCGGCCCACTTCCGCTCGTGGCCGGTCAGTGCAAATCCCTGCTCGACGAGCATTCGGACGCGCAACCCATCATTTATGACGACACCACCGGCCAATCGCGCGACGTCGACTACCGGGGATCCCTGCAAGAGGTGCTCGGTCGCCTGACGTCGCCGGAAACCGAAGCTCCCGTCAAACGCGGGCCCGGCCGTCCCCGCCTCGGCGTGGTGGCGCGCGAGGTGACGTTGTTGCCGCGTCATTGGGATTGGCTCGCCACGCAACCCGGCGGCGCGTCGGTGGCGTTGCGCCGCCTCGTCGAATCCGCCAGCCGCGACGCCGCGCCCGCCGACAGGCGGCGGCAGCTGCGCGAGGCGGTGGATCGCGTGATGTTCGCGTTGGCGGGCGACCTGCCCCATTACGAGGAAGCCTCTCGCGCCTTCCACCGGCATGAACCCGAACGCTTCGCCGAATGGACCGCCGCGTGGCCCGACGACGTGCGCGACTACGTGACCACGCTCGCCACGCGCGCGGAAGGTGCCGAATGA
- a CDS encoding dioxygenase family protein — protein MTRAPAIFVSHGAPTFALEPGLLGSRLTDLGEGNLADARAIVVVSPHWQTCGVRVTGAARPSTIHDFGGFPPALYSLTYDAPGAPSLAAETASLLIDHGFAATVDDERGYDHGAWVPLRYLRPDADVPVIQVSMPHNLDTAGAFRLGEALGALRDRGVAVVGSGSLTHNLYEVRRDGVHAAYAVEFAAWSREAVLAGDVKSLLAYRRLAPSAIRAHPTEEHYLPLLVAVGAAGRDAPKAIDGGMTYGVLSMDSYAWGVH, from the coding sequence ATGACTCGCGCGCCCGCCATCTTCGTATCCCACGGTGCTCCCACGTTCGCGCTGGAGCCCGGCCTGCTCGGTTCGCGCCTGACCGACCTGGGCGAAGGCAACCTGGCCGACGCCCGGGCGATCGTCGTCGTGTCGCCGCATTGGCAGACCTGCGGCGTGCGGGTGACCGGCGCGGCCAGGCCATCGACCATTCACGACTTCGGCGGCTTCCCCCCGGCGCTTTATTCGCTCACCTATGACGCACCCGGTGCGCCGTCCCTGGCCGCGGAAACCGCGTCGCTGCTGATCGACCACGGCTTCGCGGCGACGGTGGACGACGAGCGCGGGTACGACCATGGCGCCTGGGTGCCGCTTCGCTATCTGCGGCCCGATGCCGACGTGCCGGTGATCCAGGTATCGATGCCGCACAACCTCGACACGGCTGGCGCGTTTCGGCTCGGCGAGGCGCTGGGTGCGCTGCGCGATCGCGGTGTCGCCGTGGTCGGTTCGGGCAGCCTCACGCATAACCTCTACGAGGTGCGCCGCGATGGCGTGCATGCGGCATATGCCGTCGAATTCGCCGCATGGAGCCGCGAGGCCGTGCTCGCGGGCGACGTGAAGTCGTTGCTGGCCTATCGCCGGCTCGCGCCGAGTGCCATCCGCGCGCATCCGACCGAGGAGCATTACCTGCCGCTCCTCGTGGCCGTCGGGGCGGCGGGCAGGGATGCGCCGAAGGCCATCGATGGCGGCATGACCTACGGGGTGCTGTCGATGGACAGCTATGCGTGGGGAGTTCACTGA
- a CDS encoding GGDEF domain-containing phosphodiesterase, translating into MGWGKPTGARNARARQVRLATWAVSLAVSVGVVALVAVLQVDGYDRMLAGQRRQASAAASALVRIVDQQIDSSLGPLLALRNAIDGPGEDSLRLRLAEVLARHPELPGFVALDAQGEPVAAVGTPSVDWRPSMDVPRRTVLGTGVRVSISPATPTMAASIRVIADTRVAYPSAVGTLIEAARVREGMRHMMLGRAGMAVFSPEGRFFVSCRDDGIPPWHGVPNIAGGAVSDEDAEHLFARAASARYPFVVVIGVDRAGVRDDWMRQAQPSMLATLVLVLVLNVGAALFARAYRRQVRLVDALTRTSRHLGDVQRTGHIGLWEADLSTGTIAWSGQVHEITGLPPERVEGRQGTYYKLVHPDDQPLIVEWLHRFDHGDGPYDIEHRLCRPDGSEVQVTMRGARITNEEGASILAGTITEITDLHETRLRLRDSDRDLAASEAAYRQLLARVPLPLVIVRDDRIEYANLLAEQRLGREGSTLVGREASAFMDTDALDAIRRGGESASVTAWLEPEEGMPFEAELALSEVRDGGRGTLVIVRDVTEQRRYEERLNYQATHDELTGLPNRRSLRGTLQRMIANSTRDGSGLMVLFIDLDHFKVINDALGHELGDQVLRDITLRLGDALEGEGHVGRFGGDEFVAMVPFTCSPAKALDVLPRIQNAIEEPLEVGGTVQRLRCSIGVAFATRDGADADTLIRNADTAMYDAKRSGRHTWKRYSPDMHATAMARLTVLTRLSGAHLDQELSLAWQTQHSGDDGRVIGVEALLRWPSAPGDLGSPDRLVPLLEETGAIVQIGQWVLREACRRQHRVAEVLGPHCRVAVNVSAMQLAHTDLVAEVRQALTETGARASLLELELTESAFMLEPERAIRTLHELRAMGVSIALDDFGTGYSNLTYLSRLPLDKIKIDRHFTSTLLQDDVDASICRSIVFLARSLNLEVVAEGVETEKQRRWLLSEGCTSMQGWLFSRAVPLDQLGARPAPLDPVVS; encoded by the coding sequence GTGGGATGGGGCAAGCCAACAGGAGCGAGGAACGCGCGCGCCCGGCAGGTAAGGCTGGCGACGTGGGCCGTCTCCCTGGCGGTGTCGGTCGGCGTGGTGGCGCTGGTGGCCGTGCTCCAGGTCGACGGTTACGATCGCATGCTGGCCGGCCAGCGCAGGCAGGCCTCCGCGGCGGCGAGCGCGCTGGTCCGGATCGTGGACCAGCAGATCGACTCGAGCCTCGGCCCGCTGCTGGCCTTGCGCAACGCCATCGACGGACCCGGGGAGGACTCGCTCCGCCTGCGCCTGGCGGAAGTGTTGGCGCGCCATCCCGAACTGCCGGGCTTCGTCGCGCTCGATGCGCAGGGCGAACCGGTCGCCGCAGTCGGCACCCCGAGCGTCGATTGGCGGCCGAGCATGGACGTGCCTCGACGCACGGTGCTCGGCACCGGCGTGCGGGTGTCGATCAGCCCCGCCACGCCCACGATGGCCGCGAGCATTCGCGTGATCGCCGATACGCGCGTCGCGTATCCGTCGGCCGTCGGCACCCTCATCGAGGCGGCGCGCGTGCGCGAGGGCATGCGCCACATGATGCTGGGCCGAGCCGGCATGGCCGTGTTCTCCCCCGAAGGCCGCTTCTTCGTCAGCTGTCGTGACGACGGCATTCCCCCTTGGCACGGTGTGCCGAACATCGCCGGGGGCGCCGTTTCCGACGAAGACGCGGAACACCTCTTCGCGCGCGCGGCGTCGGCGCGCTATCCCTTCGTGGTGGTGATCGGCGTGGATCGCGCCGGGGTGCGCGACGACTGGATGCGCCAGGCGCAACCCTCGATGCTCGCCACGCTGGTGCTGGTGCTGGTGCTCAACGTCGGCGCCGCGCTGTTCGCCCGCGCCTATCGCCGCCAGGTGCGACTGGTGGATGCCCTCACCCGTACCTCGCGCCACCTCGGCGACGTGCAGCGCACCGGCCACATCGGCCTATGGGAGGCGGACCTCAGCACCGGTACCATCGCCTGGTCCGGCCAGGTGCACGAAATCACCGGCCTGCCGCCGGAGCGCGTCGAGGGGCGCCAGGGCACCTATTACAAGCTCGTGCATCCCGACGACCAGCCGCTGATCGTCGAGTGGCTGCATCGCTTCGACCACGGCGATGGCCCGTACGACATCGAGCATCGGCTGTGCCGTCCCGACGGCAGCGAGGTGCAGGTGACCATGCGCGGAGCGCGCATCACCAACGAGGAAGGTGCGTCGATCCTCGCCGGCACGATCACCGAAATCACCGACCTGCACGAAACACGCCTTCGCCTGCGCGACAGCGATCGTGACCTCGCCGCCAGCGAAGCCGCCTACCGCCAACTGCTGGCGCGCGTGCCGCTGCCGTTGGTGATCGTGCGCGACGACCGTATCGAATACGCCAACCTCCTCGCCGAGCAGCGCCTGGGCCGCGAAGGCAGCACGCTGGTCGGCCGCGAGGCATCGGCGTTCATGGATACCGATGCGCTGGACGCCATCCGCCGCGGCGGCGAGAGCGCCAGCGTCACCGCCTGGCTCGAACCCGAGGAAGGCATGCCGTTCGAGGCGGAGCTGGCATTGTCCGAAGTGCGCGATGGGGGCCGGGGCACGCTGGTGATCGTGCGCGACGTGACCGAACAGCGTCGCTACGAGGAGCGGCTCAATTACCAGGCCACCCACGACGAACTCACCGGGCTGCCCAACCGCCGCTCGCTACGCGGCACCCTGCAACGCATGATCGCCAACAGCACGCGGGACGGTTCGGGCCTGATGGTGCTGTTCATCGACCTGGACCATTTCAAGGTCATCAACGATGCGCTCGGCCACGAACTGGGCGACCAGGTGCTGCGTGACATCACGCTGCGCCTGGGCGACGCACTGGAAGGCGAAGGCCACGTGGGCCGCTTCGGCGGCGACGAATTCGTGGCGATGGTGCCTTTCACCTGTTCGCCGGCCAAGGCGCTCGACGTGCTTCCGCGCATCCAGAATGCCATCGAGGAACCGCTCGAGGTCGGCGGCACGGTGCAGCGCCTGCGATGCAGCATCGGCGTGGCCTTCGCCACCCGCGACGGCGCCGATGCCGATACGTTGATCCGCAATGCCGACACGGCCATGTACGACGCCAAGCGCTCGGGCCGCCACACCTGGAAACGCTACTCGCCGGACATGCATGCCACCGCGATGGCACGGCTTACGGTGCTCACGCGGTTGTCCGGCGCGCACCTGGACCAGGAACTGTCGCTGGCCTGGCAGACGCAGCACTCCGGCGACGACGGCCGCGTCATCGGCGTGGAAGCCCTGCTGCGCTGGCCCTCGGCGCCGGGCGACCTCGGTTCGCCCGACCGCCTCGTGCCGCTGCTGGAGGAAACCGGCGCCATCGTGCAGATCGGCCAGTGGGTGCTGCGCGAGGCCTGTCGTCGCCAGCATCGCGTGGCCGAGGTGCTCGGGCCGCATTGCCGCGTCGCGGTGAACGTCTCGGCGATGCAGCTGGCGCATACCGACCTCGTGGCCGAGGTGCGCCAGGCACTGACGGAAACCGGCGCGCGCGCCTCGTTGCTGGAACTGGAACTGACCGAAAGCGCCTTCATGCTCGAGCCCGAGCGGGCGATCCGCACGCTGCACGAGTTGCGCGCGATGGGCGTCAGCATCGCGCTGGACGACTTCGGCACGGGCTATTCCAACCTCACCTACCTGTCGCGACTGCCGCTGGACAAGATCAAGATCGACCGGCATTTCACCAGCACGCTCCTGCAGGACGACGTGGATGCCTCGATCTGCCGGTCCATCGTCTTCCTCGCGCGCAGCCTCAACCTCGAGGTGGTGGCCGAGGGCGTGGAGACCGAAAAGCAGCGGCGCTGGTTGTTGTCGGAAGGTTGCACGTCGATGCAGGGCTGGCTGTTCTCGCGCGCGGTGCCGCTGGATCAGCTGGGTGCGCGCCCGGCACCGCTCGATCCGGTAGTGTCCTGA